The following are from one region of the uncultured Ilyobacter sp. genome:
- a CDS encoding transposase: MTRRRYTMEEKERILQEVRLVKNRRAVATKYNLAESTIRGWKKKLTQGAREDQEELNKINKSLEA; this comes from the coding sequence ATGACTAGAAGAAGATACACGATGGAAGAAAAGGAAAGAATATTACAAGAAGTTAGACTTGTTAAAAACAGAAGGGCTGTAGCAACTAAATACAACCTTGCAGAAAGTACTATTAGGGGATGGAAAAAGAAACTGACTCAGGGAGCTAGAGAAGATCAAGAGGAATTAAACAAAATCAATAAGTCTCTAGAGGCTTAA
- a CDS encoding IS30 family transposase: MTLEAFKEIPSKFIKTFTSNNGKEFTGFKELEKKLNVECYFAKPYHSWERGCDENYNGLLRRYFPKGRIFFKLTKEEVRKVM; the protein is encoded by the coding sequence GTGACTTTAGAGGCTTTTAAAGAGATACCGAGTAAGTTTATTAAAACTTTTACATCTAATAATGGGAAAGAATTTACAGGATTTAAAGAGCTCGAAAAAAAATTAAATGTTGAGTGTTATTTTGCAAAGCCGTATCATTCTTGGGAAAGAGGATGTGATGAGAATTACAACGGATTACTTCGAAGATATTTTCCAAAGGGAAGGATTTTTTTTAAGTTAACAAAAGAAGAGGTAAGAAAAGTGATGTAA